A window from Pseudomonas frederiksbergensis encodes these proteins:
- a CDS encoding DUF4129 domain-containing protein — protein sequence MRLSDATAVIRPRTTWEAMDLGVLLSQRHRRLLMTSWALVTLPVFALLSWVLWDSPSLAVFIFWWLKPAFDRLPLYILSKAMFGETPTLKQTLRQFPRLLQPQLLVSLTWRRLSLSRSFLMPVVQLEGLSGEPRQQRLQVLLQRDAGAARWLTIIGVHLETALWIGLMVLFYMFLPQQVELDWSWQTLITAATQDWRWLEHLTNAFYALVLIVWEPVYVACGFSLYLNRRTVLEAWDIELVFRRMRQRLSSAAVPLLLAAFLLMPTAQTVWAAEPVISPDSPRLLDQPLTSQASRNSIKAILDQPPFKNKESVTRYRFGEDQPAADTADDDPTTEWLEALLKLLDNQRFGATATLIEVVLWAVVIGAIGLLIWHYRDWMQAFVRRRPALNSKVTRPLPQQAFGLDLNRETLPADIAASAERLWQTQPREALGLLYRGLLSHLLHDFDLLLKPADTEGEVLQRIEHLHQPALLAFSKSLTGHWQNMAYGHRLPPAHLQQELCDGWRALFGPGALH from the coding sequence GGGAAGCCATGGACCTGGGCGTCCTGCTGAGCCAACGACACCGGCGTCTGCTGATGACCAGTTGGGCCCTCGTGACCTTGCCGGTTTTCGCCCTGCTCAGTTGGGTGCTATGGGATTCGCCCTCCCTCGCCGTGTTTATTTTCTGGTGGCTGAAACCGGCGTTCGACCGCCTGCCGCTGTACATCCTGTCCAAAGCCATGTTTGGCGAAACGCCCACCCTGAAACAGACGTTGCGCCAATTTCCGCGGCTGCTGCAACCGCAGCTGCTGGTGAGCCTGACCTGGCGGCGCCTGAGCCTGAGTCGCAGTTTCCTGATGCCGGTGGTGCAACTTGAAGGGCTCAGTGGTGAGCCACGCCAACAACGTTTGCAGGTGCTGTTGCAGCGCGACGCCGGTGCCGCGCGTTGGCTGACCATCATCGGCGTACACCTGGAAACCGCGCTGTGGATCGGTCTGATGGTGCTGTTCTACATGTTCTTGCCGCAACAGGTCGAACTCGACTGGAGCTGGCAGACCTTGATCACCGCCGCCACACAGGACTGGCGATGGCTGGAACACCTGACCAACGCCTTTTACGCACTGGTGCTGATTGTCTGGGAACCGGTGTATGTCGCCTGCGGCTTCAGCCTTTATCTGAACCGGCGCACGGTGCTGGAGGCCTGGGATATCGAGCTGGTGTTCCGCCGCATGCGCCAACGCTTGAGCAGCGCCGCCGTCCCCCTGCTGCTGGCAGCATTCCTGTTGATGCCGACAGCACAAACCGTGTGGGCCGCCGAGCCAGTCATTTCACCCGACAGCCCACGCCTGCTGGACCAGCCACTGACCAGTCAGGCATCCCGCAACAGCATCAAGGCGATCCTCGATCAGCCTCCGTTCAAGAACAAGGAGTCCGTCACGCGCTATCGGTTTGGCGAGGACCAACCCGCCGCCGATACGGCGGACGATGACCCAACAACCGAATGGCTGGAGGCGCTGCTCAAGCTTCTGGACAACCAACGCTTCGGCGCAACGGCCACGCTGATCGAAGTGGTGTTGTGGGCGGTCGTGATCGGTGCCATCGGTTTATTGATCTGGCATTACCGTGACTGGATGCAAGCTTTCGTCAGGCGTCGACCGGCCTTGAACAGCAAGGTCACGCGGCCGTTACCGCAACAGGCTTTCGGCCTGGACCTCAACCGCGAAACCCTGCCCGCCGACATCGCCGCCAGCGCCGAACGTCTCTGGCAAACCCAACCTCGCGAGGCTCTCGGATTGCTCTATCGCGGTCTGCTCAGCCATTTGCTGCACGACTTCGACCTGTTGCTCAAACCCGCCGACACCGAAGGCGAAGTTCTTCAGCGCATCGAACACCTGCACCAACCTGCCTTGCTGGCCTTCAGTAAAAGCCTGACCGGGCACTGGCAGAACATGGCCTACGGGCATCGCCTGCCTCCCGCACATTTGCAACAGGAACTCTGTGACGGCTGGCGGGCGTTGTTCGGCCCGGGAGCGTTGCATTGA
- a CDS encoding DUF4350 domain-containing protein has translation MNRRHWLAVGVFIAVLLGALSVYLYVKATPYQADIDHGPSPEAQANPYLAAEYFLRKQGLTVNHANGLDILPTLEPHQHSLLLLGERDNMTPRQVDQLLNWTRAGGRLLFVAQSLWDEKTGQSNDLLLDRVQLHQSLSKDLKDPPHTIDDDPYPKLTKLYLEDENAPAYAGFDTAFHLEDPKNLAQAWANSGKATHMMQLNHGLGSIIVVTDADLWKTPAIDQYDNAWLLWYLTADTNVTLLFNTDHDSLPTLLLRYFPQALVALFALIGLGFWHVGVRQGPLLEPAPRARRQLQEHLRASADFMLRRNGQQHLLHALQHDILRRVRRRHPGFEQLGVAEQWLVLARLTGQPTRAISQAMSPRPKQRLSSAEFSRQVAHLQTLRNAL, from the coding sequence TTGAACCGGCGACACTGGCTGGCGGTCGGCGTGTTCATCGCCGTGCTATTGGGCGCGCTGAGTGTTTATCTGTACGTCAAGGCGACGCCCTATCAGGCAGACATCGATCACGGCCCCTCGCCCGAAGCCCAGGCCAATCCCTATCTCGCTGCCGAATATTTCCTGCGCAAACAGGGCCTGACGGTGAACCACGCCAACGGCCTCGATATCCTGCCCACCCTGGAGCCACATCAGCACAGCCTGTTATTGCTCGGGGAGCGCGACAACATGACACCGCGCCAGGTCGATCAGCTGCTGAACTGGACCCGGGCCGGCGGGCGTCTTTTGTTTGTTGCCCAGTCCCTGTGGGATGAAAAAACCGGCCAAAGCAACGACCTGTTGCTCGACCGGGTGCAACTGCACCAGTCGCTGAGCAAAGACCTCAAGGACCCGCCGCACACTATCGATGACGATCCTTATCCCAAGCTGACCAAGTTGTATCTGGAAGACGAAAACGCGCCGGCCTACGCCGGTTTCGATACCGCATTCCATCTCGAAGACCCGAAAAACCTCGCGCAAGCCTGGGCCAACAGCGGCAAGGCCACGCACATGATGCAGCTCAATCACGGGCTTGGTTCGATCATCGTGGTCACCGACGCCGACCTGTGGAAAACCCCGGCCATCGACCAGTACGACAACGCCTGGCTGCTCTGGTACCTGACCGCGGACACGAACGTGACCCTGCTGTTCAACACCGATCACGACAGTCTGCCGACCTTGCTCCTGCGCTATTTCCCTCAAGCATTGGTCGCCCTTTTTGCCCTTATCGGCCTTGGCTTCTGGCACGTCGGCGTGCGCCAGGGTCCGCTGCTGGAACCAGCCCCGAGAGCCCGCCGTCAACTTCAGGAACACCTACGCGCCAGCGCCGATTTCATGTTGCGCCGCAACGGTCAGCAGCACCTGTTGCACGCCTTGCAGCACGACATCTTGCGTCGTGTGCGGCGCCGTCATCCCGGTTTCGAACAACTCGGCGTTGCCGAACAATGGCTGGTGCTCGCACGCCTGACCGGCCAACCCACACGCGCTATCAGCCAGGCCATGAGCCCGCGACCGAAACAGCGGCTGTCCAGCGCTGAATTCAGCCGTCAGGTCGCCCACCTGCAAACCTTGAGGAATGCCTTATGA